A window of the Candidatus Peregrinibacteria bacterium genome harbors these coding sequences:
- a CDS encoding HU family DNA-binding protein: MTKMDLVNAMADAAGITKKAAGEALDALLSAVTASLKKGNNVTITGFGTFRVSHRAARTGVNPRNPSQKIKIPAMKVPAFKAGKSLKDAVR, translated from the coding sequence ATGACTAAAATGGATCTAGTTAATGCTATGGCTGATGCAGCAGGTATTACTAAAAAAGCGGCTGGAGAAGCTCTAGATGCTCTTCTATCTGCAGTTACTGCTTCTCTTAAAAAGGGAAACAACGTAACTATTACCGGTTTCGGTACTTTCCGTGTTTCTCACAGAGCAGCACGAACTGGAGTTAATCCAAGGAACCCAAGCCAAAAGATCAAGATTCCTGCTATGAAAGTTCCTGCTTTCAAGGCTGGTAAATCTCTAAAAGATGCAGTTAGATAA
- the pheS gene encoding phenylalanine--tRNA ligase subunit alpha: MKDKLEKIKKEALETLPKLNTLDSIQEYDVKIFGRKGDMTEVLSGMKNLSAEEKPVIGKYANEIKIELETAFALRRSVVEKEELEKSLAEDWIDLSAPGRAPVSGTIHPLMQTQSEVETIFNSMGFMVADGFEVESEHYNFDALNIPSHHPARDMQDTFFLDKKADPEFGKLVLRTHTSPGQIRNMQKYGAPLRLIIPGRVFRNEALDATHEHSFDQVEGLLVDENISIASLKGVMKEFLTKLFKKEVNVRFRPGYFPFVEPGFELDFSCLLCDGKGCRTCKDTGWVEFMGSGMVHPKVLEAGGIDSKKYQGWAFGFGLDRLLMMRYKIEDIRNLRSGDLRFVTQFR; the protein is encoded by the coding sequence ATGAAAGATAAACTCGAAAAAATAAAAAAGGAGGCCCTCGAAACATTACCAAAGCTGAATACGCTCGATAGTATTCAGGAGTATGATGTAAAGATCTTTGGTCGAAAGGGTGATATGACAGAAGTTCTTTCGGGTATGAAAAATTTATCCGCAGAAGAAAAGCCGGTTATAGGAAAGTATGCAAACGAAATAAAAATAGAACTTGAAACGGCCTTCGCGCTCCGCCGCAGCGTAGTTGAAAAAGAAGAATTAGAAAAGTCACTTGCAGAGGATTGGATAGACTTAAGCGCGCCAGGCCGCGCCCCTGTATCCGGAACTATCCACCCCCTAATGCAAACACAATCCGAAGTGGAAACAATATTTAATTCTATGGGGTTTATGGTCGCGGACGGATTTGAGGTTGAATCGGAACACTACAATTTTGATGCGCTCAATATCCCAAGTCATCATCCGGCACGTGATATGCAAGATACATTTTTCCTAGACAAAAAAGCTGATCCGGAATTCGGCAAACTCGTACTTAGAACTCACACATCGCCGGGACAAATACGAAACATGCAAAAATATGGAGCTCCACTCAGACTAATCATACCTGGGCGAGTTTTCCGTAATGAAGCTCTGGACGCAACACATGAACATTCATTTGATCAGGTGGAGGGGTTGCTCGTTGATGAGAATATTTCAATCGCTTCTCTCAAAGGAGTTATGAAAGAATTTTTAACAAAACTTTTCAAAAAAGAAGTTAATGTAAGGTTTCGACCGGGATATTTCCCATTTGTAGAGCCGGGATTTGAACTCGACTTCTCATGCCTACTTTGTGATGGCAAGGGTTGTAGAACCTGCAAAGACACAGGCTGGGTAGAATTCATGGGATCCGGAATGGTTCACCCAAAAGTCCTCGAAGCAGGAGGGATTGATTCAAAAAAATACCAAGGATGGGCGTTTGGCTTTGGCCTCGACCGACTCCTAATGATGCGCTACAAAATAGAAGACATCCGCAACCTCCGCAGCGGAGACCTCAGATTCGTAACACAATTTAGATAA
- the pheT gene encoding phenylalanine--tRNA ligase subunit beta, giving the protein MKLSLNWIKKFVDLPESDAKELGNLLTLRTAEVESVENEAELFENMYIAEVTKIEKHPDADKLSVCELSVGKEKRTLVCGGQNLKEGMLIAYADKGSKVKWHGEGELVKIEYAKVRGILSEGMICAGEEIGLECDNPEGQKFVRIKDLSDTKAKPGTPLAKALNKDDIIFEIDNKSLTHRPDLWGHYGFAREFAAIMKKPLKALDEKFDFPKDKSPLKINSKDKKACPYFGGAIITNVKIEESPQWIKSLLQAAGVRPVNNIVDITNYVMLELGQPMHAYDRSFVAEDFLEARFAKKGEKLETLDHKERELLDTDLVIANSKKVLGLAGVMGGVNSEIKDETTEIILEAANFDAVTVRRTSTYHGLRTDAVQRFEKSLDPLFAKQALIRACQLINELCPNAKFEGGLIEFDEYKVPNIEIKLDPSIVKKVIGADIDEKEMIDSLTRLGFTVKKGKVLNVKVPSWRATKDVDIAEDLIEEIARMHGYENIEASLPPLPILPPRDFPERAQKHIARKILALGLNCSEILSYSFYSEKDVNFCMLDEARHLRVDNYLSEDQTHMRVTLVPNMLKAVYLNLKYQDAVRIFEFGRTYIENGYMPIEEKYLCAMFAEKGKKKKSGPLDELFYDAKGALETFLKKLGAEKYQLVKTSNPPAYSHPNKCLEIKYRGKSIGHVFTLHPIVAKKYQIETPPAIFEVNFSQIIASGLDEISYKALSKLPSLSFDISVVLDEKTETSEVEKTIRNQGGKLIKQIELFDIYQGSNLPNGKKSLAFKILMHSDERTLTDTDMADIQKKIFDQLIKQGGEIRGL; this is encoded by the coding sequence ATGAAACTCTCACTCAACTGGATAAAAAAATTCGTAGACCTACCTGAATCTGATGCAAAAGAGCTGGGAAACTTACTCACGCTCAGAACGGCAGAGGTTGAAAGTGTTGAAAATGAAGCAGAGTTATTTGAAAATATGTACATTGCTGAAGTAACTAAAATTGAAAAGCATCCTGATGCTGACAAGTTATCGGTATGTGAATTAAGCGTTGGGAAGGAAAAAAGAACCCTCGTATGCGGTGGCCAAAATTTGAAAGAGGGAATGTTAATTGCTTATGCTGACAAAGGGTCAAAAGTAAAATGGCATGGTGAGGGTGAATTGGTAAAAATTGAATATGCGAAAGTACGAGGGATTTTGAGCGAAGGTATGATTTGTGCAGGTGAGGAGATAGGTCTCGAATGCGATAATCCTGAGGGTCAAAAATTCGTTCGAATAAAAGACTTAAGCGATACGAAAGCAAAACCCGGGACTCCTCTTGCAAAAGCACTAAATAAAGATGACATCATTTTTGAAATAGACAATAAGTCCCTAACTCACCGACCGGATCTTTGGGGGCACTATGGTTTTGCGCGGGAGTTTGCGGCGATTATGAAAAAACCACTCAAGGCGCTAGATGAAAAATTTGATTTCCCGAAAGATAAAAGTCCTCTAAAAATTAATTCAAAAGATAAAAAGGCTTGTCCGTATTTCGGAGGCGCTATAATAACTAATGTAAAAATAGAAGAGTCTCCACAGTGGATAAAATCACTTCTACAAGCTGCAGGTGTTCGCCCTGTAAATAATATAGTAGACATTACAAACTATGTAATGCTCGAGCTTGGGCAGCCTATGCATGCCTACGATAGAAGTTTTGTCGCAGAGGATTTCTTGGAAGCTCGATTTGCAAAAAAAGGTGAAAAACTAGAAACGCTAGATCATAAAGAAAGAGAATTATTAGATACTGATTTGGTAATTGCAAACTCCAAAAAGGTACTCGGCCTTGCCGGAGTTATGGGAGGGGTGAATTCTGAAATAAAAGACGAAACAACTGAAATAATTTTAGAAGCGGCGAATTTTGATGCCGTTACCGTTAGACGAACAAGTACATACCACGGGCTTCGCACTGACGCCGTTCAAAGGTTCGAAAAGAGTCTTGATCCGCTGTTTGCCAAGCAAGCCCTGATACGAGCTTGTCAGCTAATAAATGAGCTGTGCCCAAATGCAAAATTCGAAGGTGGGCTTATTGAATTTGATGAATACAAAGTCCCAAATATAGAAATTAAATTGGATCCGTCTATTGTAAAAAAAGTAATCGGGGCGGATATAGATGAAAAAGAAATGATTGATTCGCTCACACGACTAGGGTTCACCGTCAAAAAAGGCAAAGTACTTAATGTAAAAGTGCCCTCTTGGCGTGCGACCAAAGACGTGGATATAGCGGAAGATTTGATCGAGGAGATAGCGCGTATGCACGGATATGAAAATATCGAGGCCAGTCTTCCACCCCTTCCTATCCTTCCGCCAAGAGATTTTCCCGAAAGGGCTCAGAAACATATCGCTCGAAAGATACTTGCACTAGGGCTAAATTGCAGCGAGATCCTAAGTTATTCGTTTTACTCGGAAAAAGATGTAAATTTCTGCATGCTAGATGAGGCGAGGCATCTTCGAGTAGATAATTATCTATCAGAAGATCAGACCCATATGAGGGTAACGCTCGTTCCAAATATGTTAAAAGCCGTATATTTAAATTTAAAATACCAAGATGCTGTAAGAATTTTTGAATTCGGACGAACATATATTGAGAATGGATACATGCCAATAGAAGAAAAATATCTATGTGCAATGTTTGCTGAAAAGGGGAAAAAGAAGAAGTCGGGACCTCTGGATGAATTGTTCTATGATGCCAAGGGGGCGCTTGAGACGTTTCTCAAAAAACTTGGGGCTGAAAAGTACCAATTAGTAAAAACGTCAAATCCACCGGCCTACTCTCATCCTAATAAATGTTTAGAAATAAAATATCGTGGCAAAAGCATAGGGCATGTATTTACACTGCACCCAATCGTTGCAAAAAAATATCAAATCGAAACTCCACCGGCAATATTTGAAGTAAATTTCAGTCAAATTATCGCTTCCGGACTCGATGAAATATCATACAAAGCTCTGTCAAAACTGCCAAGTCTAAGTTTTGATATTTCTGTAGTTCTAGATGAAAAGACGGAGACCTCTGAGGTTGAAAAAACAATAAGAAATCAAGGTGGGAAGCTAATAAAACAAATTGAACTATTTGATATATATCAAGGAAGTAATTTACCAAATGGTAAAAAATCATTGGCATTTAAAATTTTGATGCACTCAGATGAAAGAACTCTCACAGATACGGATATGGCGGATATACAAAAAAAGATATTCGACCAATTGATAAAACAGGGTGGTGAAATTCGTGGTCTATAA
- a CDS encoding transglycosylase domain-containing protein, whose product MNNNFETKKIGATKGEAKKNSDSLLKSFPKKLKWKKIFIPESLNWRTFGNKNRRDVNIKKWILLICLGGPLFGIVLFFLMVVYFSIGLPDVKNLDQYRESQSTFIYDRNGEELYAIHGDENRESIKLFDRENPAFKKGKCRKEADLCTTSDGYKYIVLATIAIEDDRFYDHNGFDAERLLKAIVSQFLPTVRARGGSTITQQYIKNTLLSPERTISRKFRELILAVKLENVFNKEEIMELYLNSIPYGSNAYGIELAAKTYFNKEAKDLTLAEATILASLPNAPTRYSPYGDYRYPKLLKTFSEKELKRGNIESESDLNNEFIRGLLGTVVYLDQSIAIEAATKEGEAAEAVSEDTAPENEEVVRKLRSTPLTAKLGPNVIYIKGRTDLVLQRMTDLGYITAEKSQSALEESWNKEFTRARENILAPHFVLYIKQVLENQYGKEVLEQGGLKVYTTLDNELQKLAEEAIQERHEFNITNYDAGNAALMAFDRSTGEVLAMVGSADYFDEDIDGSVNMATSYIQPGSSFKPFVYALAFARGLLQPATVLYDVPTKFGGEQHVVDNYDGLFTGPIPVRRALAQSRNVTAVKTYFLIGVQEPIVELAEKMGIEFLDGATEHGSSLALGSAEVKFSSLVEGFMTMANYGVHKDPIMILKIENNEGEILEEIEVAKVRESDPPVEFGNIIGEEIELDGPDNLTELTPEPIPEFDPPSNPSSVSNEEFALDPQAAYLITNILSDTTNRLGPNLTIPGWPNAAKTGTSNKRFDNGTPDFRGDDKILPSNTLAMGYTNEIVAGVWAGNTDGSVMRWNANGYDTAAPMWKKFMVGAHEYLAKEKGLTPTSFQTPYGITKVSVSSASGLLANPESTPEESIVEDLFASYAIPTQVEDKFMKVAIDSKTKKLWTEHCPIQNKVERDMELHETLFGDFPGWQAGVDTWAEENDMLIPKEVCDDDYQREFEVDPTITILAPFDFGEVPFKPFQVYVYATSPNGISNVEFYLGDQLQFQDKAAPYIGSIRPPVTAANGSKRNITVRAFDSYGFSKDATIEVRFDDRLGKIEKPEGFDQLYTTTPATE is encoded by the coding sequence ATGAACAACAATTTCGAAACTAAAAAAATTGGTGCAACCAAAGGAGAGGCTAAAAAAAATAGTGATTCATTGCTGAAATCATTTCCAAAAAAGCTCAAATGGAAAAAAATATTTATTCCGGAAAGTTTAAATTGGAGAACATTTGGAAATAAAAACCGGAGAGATGTAAATATAAAAAAATGGATACTTTTAATATGTTTAGGTGGGCCACTATTTGGAATAGTTTTGTTTTTTCTTATGGTGGTATATTTTTCAATAGGACTTCCTGATGTAAAAAATTTGGATCAATACAGAGAGTCTCAAAGTACATTTATATATGATAGAAATGGAGAGGAGCTATATGCAATTCATGGAGATGAAAACAGAGAATCTATAAAATTATTCGATCGGGAAAACCCTGCGTTCAAAAAAGGAAAATGTAGAAAAGAAGCTGATCTATGTACAACTTCAGATGGTTACAAATACATAGTCTTGGCAACTATTGCGATTGAAGATGACAGATTTTATGACCACAATGGATTCGATGCAGAAAGGCTCCTCAAGGCGATCGTTTCTCAATTTTTGCCAACTGTAAGGGCTCGCGGAGGCTCGACTATCACTCAACAATATATAAAAAACACCCTACTCTCACCTGAGCGTACTATTTCAAGGAAGTTCCGCGAGCTTATTCTCGCTGTAAAATTAGAAAATGTTTTCAACAAAGAAGAAATTATGGAGCTATACCTAAATAGTATTCCATATGGATCCAATGCATACGGGATAGAGCTTGCTGCAAAAACATATTTCAATAAAGAGGCTAAAGATTTAACTTTAGCGGAAGCAACTATCCTTGCGTCTCTTCCAAATGCCCCTACGAGATATTCTCCATATGGGGACTATCGATATCCAAAATTACTAAAAACTTTTTCGGAAAAAGAACTGAAGCGTGGAAACATAGAATCGGAATCAGACTTAAATAATGAATTCATTCGTGGGCTACTTGGTACAGTCGTATATTTAGATCAGAGTATCGCCATAGAGGCCGCGACAAAAGAAGGCGAGGCGGCGGAGGCGGTGAGTGAGGACACGGCCCCTGAAAACGAAGAGGTTGTGAGGAAATTACGCTCAACTCCACTTACTGCAAAACTTGGTCCAAATGTAATATATATAAAAGGTCGTACCGACCTGGTACTCCAACGTATGACAGATCTTGGATATATTACCGCTGAAAAATCGCAAAGTGCGCTTGAAGAATCTTGGAACAAAGAGTTCACTCGTGCTAGAGAAAACATACTTGCCCCACATTTTGTTTTGTACATAAAGCAAGTTCTTGAAAATCAATATGGCAAAGAAGTACTTGAACAAGGTGGGCTTAAAGTTTATACGACTCTGGATAATGAATTACAGAAACTCGCTGAAGAGGCGATTCAAGAAAGACATGAATTTAATATAACAAATTATGATGCCGGTAACGCGGCACTAATGGCATTCGATCGTTCAACCGGAGAGGTTCTTGCTATGGTTGGATCGGCAGATTATTTTGATGAAGATATTGATGGAAGTGTAAATATGGCTACCAGTTATATCCAGCCCGGGTCTTCATTTAAACCGTTTGTTTATGCGCTCGCATTCGCTCGCGGCCTACTCCAACCGGCTACAGTTCTATATGACGTCCCTACAAAATTTGGTGGAGAGCAGCATGTTGTTGATAATTATGATGGATTATTTACCGGTCCAATTCCTGTTCGGCGCGCCCTCGCTCAATCTAGAAATGTAACTGCGGTAAAGACATATTTCTTGATTGGAGTACAAGAACCTATAGTGGAATTAGCGGAAAAAATGGGAATTGAATTTTTGGATGGAGCAACGGAACACGGATCCTCGCTAGCGCTCGGCTCCGCAGAAGTGAAATTCTCAAGTCTAGTTGAGGGATTCATGACTATGGCAAATTACGGAGTTCACAAAGACCCGATAATGATTTTAAAAATAGAAAATAATGAAGGTGAAATTTTGGAAGAAATTGAAGTAGCCAAGGTTAGGGAATCTGATCCACCTGTAGAATTTGGAAATATAATAGGTGAAGAGATTGAACTTGATGGCCCTGATAATTTAACAGAATTAACTCCTGAACCGATTCCGGAATTTGACCCGCCATCAAATCCAAGTAGCGTCTCAAATGAAGAATTTGCTCTAGATCCACAGGCGGCTTATTTAATTACAAATATCTTATCAGATACAACGAATAGGCTCGGCCCAAACCTAACCATCCCGGGATGGCCAAATGCGGCAAAAACCGGAACGAGCAATAAACGTTTTGACAATGGAACTCCTGACTTTAGGGGGGACGATAAAATTCTCCCTAGCAATACTTTGGCAATGGGCTACACAAATGAAATAGTAGCTGGAGTTTGGGCCGGAAATACAGACGGCTCTGTAATGAGATGGAATGCGAACGGATACGACACAGCGGCTCCTATGTGGAAAAAATTCATGGTAGGCGCTCACGAATATTTAGCAAAAGAAAAAGGCCTTACACCAACATCTTTTCAAACTCCATACGGTATAACAAAGGTAAGCGTAAGCAGCGCCTCAGGACTACTTGCCAATCCGGAATCAACACCTGAAGAATCGATAGTTGAAGATTTATTTGCTTCATATGCGATCCCAACACAAGTTGAAGATAAATTTATGAAAGTAGCGATAGATTCAAAGACAAAAAAACTTTGGACTGAACACTGCCCTATCCAAAACAAAGTAGAAAGAGATATGGAGCTGCACGAAACTTTATTTGGAGACTTCCCCGGTTGGCAAGCAGGGGTCGACACTTGGGCGGAAGAAAACGATATGCTAATTCCAAAAGAAGTTTGCGATGATGACTATCAACGAGAATTCGAAGTCGACCCAACTATTACAATTTTAGCACCATTTGATTTTGGAGAAGTACCATTCAAACCATTTCAAGTTTACGTATATGCAACTTCACCAAATGGGATATCAAATGTAGAATTTTACCTCGGAGACCAACTACAATTCCAAGACAAAGCCGCCCCTTACATAGGTAGTATTCGGCCTCCGGTAACGGCTGCCAACGGTTCTAAGCGCAACATCACAGTGCGAGCTTTCGACAGTTATGGTTTTTCAAAAGACGCCACTATCGAAGTAAGATTCGACGATCGCCTAGGGAAAATAGAAAAGCCGGAAGGCTTCGACCAGCTCTATACTACGACACCAGCTACTGAATAA
- a CDS encoding type II toxin-antitoxin system VapC family toxin, whose protein sequence is MGGSNKKCIIDSSVAIKWLLNEEDSEIAMHLRNLYKHDLIDIIVPSHFYWEICNVMARKASAGALRFFSELRMSDILEVRLTNRNALMACKLMEKYPKISFYDASYHALAILEKGIFVTADQKYYETMREEGSIILLKNYSFN, encoded by the coding sequence ATGGGCGGAAGTAATAAGAAATGTATAATTGATTCTTCAGTAGCAATAAAATGGCTTCTAAACGAAGAAGATTCTGAGATCGCCATGCATTTGCGAAATTTATATAAACACGACTTGATAGATATCATCGTTCCGAGTCATTTTTACTGGGAAATATGCAACGTTATGGCCAGAAAGGCAAGCGCCGGAGCCTTACGCTTTTTTTCTGAGTTAAGAATGTCAGATATTTTAGAAGTTCGCCTAACCAATAGAAATGCTTTAATGGCATGTAAGCTCATGGAAAAATATCCAAAAATTTCATTTTATGATGCAAGCTACCATGCTCTTGCAATTTTAGAAAAAGGCATATTTGTCACAGCCGATCAAAAATATTATGAAACAATGCGAGAGGAAGGAAGCATAATTTTATTGAAAAATTATAGCTTCAACTAA
- a CDS encoding glutamine synthetase family protein, with product MSPIDMVSSLKAALSGGGLKGMGDSDLAFEQLIKGLEDYKASHKTGGLTNFLELSYEELKEKNLSMKRDKEASPSLEYFEEKLTNELREMPSVKAVMVCFSDLEGKLHILDYDKEFILKSYDNLTFDGSSITGFTALANSDLRLKVDWSSLKWIPSDVFGAGKVLVFGFVCDKDGSLYGSDYRAELYTLSEKLRVEQGVTVNVAPEIEGFLFEGVDAEQNFKENGGFHYATKGGYFNTLPQDKLRKFIDKVAEVQRALGFENEKDHPEVAPSQFEINFKYTDVVTTADQILLYKLTARQVAKSMGYTACFLPKPIAGINGSGMHTNMSFMKDGKNIFYSEQGDMLLSSVAHRCITGVLYYAPGLCLIINPSVNAYRRLDPNFEAPNAIKVSAVDRGSMIRVPLGNEKSARIEVRSVAPDVNPYLAFYAILSAGLAGIEASEQKLDEMNRGLITRDRKVLPGTIYEALDLYDGSEFIEKILGIENKEKYGELKREVAMRSPQTLGTQVKPAEVLFHHEIRNQVIWEEF from the coding sequence ATGAGTCCAATAGATATGGTATCTTCATTAAAAGCTGCTCTCAGCGGCGGTGGGTTAAAGGGTATGGGAGATTCCGATCTTGCATTTGAGCAACTGATCAAAGGTTTGGAAGATTACAAGGCTAGTCACAAAACAGGAGGTCTTACAAATTTCCTTGAACTTTCTTATGAAGAATTGAAAGAAAAAAATCTCTCTATGAAGAGAGATAAGGAGGCTTCTCCGTCCTTAGAATATTTTGAAGAAAAACTTACAAATGAGCTTCGCGAAATGCCAAGTGTAAAAGCAGTTATGGTTTGTTTTTCAGACCTTGAAGGTAAACTTCATATTCTCGATTATGATAAAGAATTTATTTTGAAGTCTTATGATAATTTAACTTTTGATGGATCTTCAATCACTGGATTTACAGCTCTTGCGAATTCAGATTTGAGGTTAAAAGTTGATTGGTCATCGCTCAAATGGATTCCATCAGATGTATTTGGAGCCGGTAAAGTGCTTGTGTTTGGATTTGTGTGTGATAAAGATGGCTCTCTCTATGGATCAGATTACCGTGCAGAGCTTTATACCCTTTCAGAAAAACTTCGAGTTGAGCAGGGAGTAACTGTAAATGTTGCTCCGGAAATCGAAGGATTTCTTTTTGAAGGAGTGGATGCTGAGCAGAATTTCAAAGAAAATGGTGGATTTCATTATGCGACGAAGGGTGGGTATTTTAATACCTTACCTCAGGATAAACTTAGAAAATTTATAGATAAAGTTGCAGAGGTGCAGAGGGCACTTGGGTTTGAAAATGAAAAAGATCATCCGGAGGTTGCGCCGTCTCAATTTGAGATAAACTTTAAATATACGGACGTCGTGACTACAGCGGATCAGATTCTCCTCTACAAGCTTACGGCGCGACAAGTAGCCAAATCTATGGGGTATACAGCATGCTTTCTACCGAAACCAATCGCCGGAATCAATGGAAGTGGAATGCACACAAATATGTCCTTTATGAAGGATGGAAAAAATATTTTTTATAGTGAACAGGGCGACATGCTTCTTTCTTCGGTCGCTCATAGGTGTATAACCGGAGTCTTGTATTACGCACCGGGGCTGTGTCTTATCATAAATCCTAGCGTGAATGCGTACCGCCGCCTTGATCCGAATTTCGAAGCTCCGAACGCAATTAAAGTGTCTGCGGTCGATCGTGGATCTATGATTCGTGTGCCACTTGGGAATGAAAAATCAGCCCGCATAGAAGTGCGGAGCGTTGCTCCGGATGTGAATCCATACCTTGCATTTTATGCGATCCTAAGCGCGGGACTCGCTGGAATAGAGGCGAGTGAGCAAAAGCTCGATGAAATGAATAGAGGGCTAATTACACGCGATAGAAAGGTGCTTCCGGGAACTATTTATGAAGCGCTTGATCTATATGATGGAAGTGAATTTATAGAAAAAATTCTTGGCATTGAAAACAAAGAAAAATATGGCGAATTAAAACGTGAGGTTGCCATGCGTAGCCCTCAAACACTTGGCACTCAGGTGAAACCGGCTGAAGTTTTGTTTCATCATGAAATCAGAAACCAAGTAATTTGGGAGGAATTTTAG
- a CDS encoding helix-turn-helix domain-containing protein: MANLRKIIQDIGLSEKEARVYLASLEVGNNKVSVIAKKCGLNRVTTYDVLERLLEHGLVSLVIKDNQKMYAALDPKSFVNRSKDKLKNLEKALPLLKKLSSKTDHPKIEYFEGINGIKQVYADTLTAKSEILNYASSELIRKIWPEYDDEYITERIKRKIFLRGIAINDECGLKVVQENEKSYRDIRLVPNDLFDFSNEINIYDDKISIISLKHDLVGIIIENEDIANTQRSIFKMAWEFTKYFKNSW, from the coding sequence ATGGCAAACCTTCGCAAAATCATTCAAGACATCGGTTTATCTGAAAAAGAAGCTCGAGTGTATTTAGCAAGTCTCGAAGTGGGAAATAATAAAGTTTCCGTAATAGCAAAAAAATGCGGCCTCAACAGAGTAACTACTTACGATGTTTTAGAACGGCTACTTGAACATGGGCTAGTTTCATTGGTCATCAAAGATAATCAAAAAATGTACGCCGCCCTGGATCCAAAATCATTTGTGAACCGTTCAAAAGATAAGTTGAAAAACCTTGAAAAAGCCCTGCCACTACTAAAAAAACTCTCATCCAAAACAGACCATCCAAAGATCGAATACTTCGAAGGTATAAATGGTATAAAACAAGTTTATGCTGACACACTAACTGCAAAATCAGAAATATTAAATTACGCCAGCTCCGAATTAATACGCAAAATTTGGCCGGAATATGACGATGAATATATTACGGAAAGAATTAAGAGAAAAATATTTCTCCGAGGAATCGCTATAAATGATGAATGTGGACTCAAGGTGGTTCAAGAGAACGAAAAATCTTACAGAGATATCCGCCTAGTCCCTAATGACCTTTTTGATTTCTCAAACGAAATCAACATCTACGATGATAAAATCTCAATCATATCACTCAAGCACGACCTGGTTGGAATCATTATAGAAAATGAAGACATCGCAAACACTCAACGCTCAATTTTCAAAATGGCTTGGGAATTTACAAAATATTTCAAAAACTCTTGGTGA